The DNA region GTTCAGCGTGAAATTACCCGCCAACCAATGTCTCAGGTTGCGAGCGGTGGGGTTGCTCCTCGCGGGCGCGTCGGCATCCAACAGATAAATCAGGTACCGCGTCTgggcggtgatgttggtcGCATTGTTGAGGTTCTCGACGGAAAACTcaatggggagggtgctgatCTCGTTGACGGTGAGGGAGGAACCCGGGATGAGGAGCTCGCTGTGGTTGGAGTCGCCTTCGGTTTTGTAGGTGGCATAGAATGACACGGCTGGGTCGAGGGCGGGGATGACTTCGGGGACGATGCCCGAGTTGACAAAGGCGTTTTTGAAGGAGAGGGTAGAGACGGACTCGGCGTTGTCGTCTGCGAGGGAGACGCTGGCCAGGGCcaagagggaaagggggagggatttgGAGACTGTTGGATACATTTTCGAGGTAAATTAGGTAGGTATACTGATCAACAGCTGTGTAGTTGGAATAATAATACAACGCTAGTGTCCGGCACTGCCAGAATGAAACACTCGAAATGACTGAGAAAAGATGGTACTGGAATTGCCAGAtgaagagagaaagagagaaaaaactTCTGATGGATGAAAAGACATGGAGGTAGGTAGATATAAATCCCAAAACCTCGCTCGGACAATTGATCCGGCACAAGAACACGGGGTAAAAACATCCGGCCGTTGATCGTGAACCGTTTCCGAGAGGCGCAAAGAGAGGAGATCACACACGCCGTGGCTCTCTTGGCACTGCTACCCCTGACTCCTTTTGCATGTGCGCAGGTGTTTTATCCCAACTCTGCAGCACAGCGACCATGTTTCAGGTTTTCTGTACACTGCCAAATTCATACCTTGATGGCGCATCCTGCCTGTGCTaccaacaaaaaagaaacgtCAAGTCACTAGGGGGATTTGTTTCCACTTGTGTGCCAAGTTCTTGGAGGCCACGACCACGGGTAAAACGGCGGCCTCATTTGAAGACATCAGACTCGAAGAGAAAATAAAGAGACTAAATTACACGTAATAAAACAAAGGGTATCTTCTTTGAATCAGAGTGGGTGACCAAGACAACTCTAACCCCCGggttcttctttcttttctctacTTCTTTCGCTTTTGGGTCAAACATAGTTTTGCCCTCTATCTGGCAAGTCTCTTGGGTGGGCGGGATAAGGAATGGCGATGCCTGGCTCGCTGTAGGAGACAGTCTGTTGTGGGGGTTTCTATTAGCCGATGTCAACAAGGCCGAAAGGCTTGGACAAGAACAGAGAAAAACTTACAACATCGTGTTGAACTAGGATCTCCTCCTGGGACTCCATCGCGTCCAAGCTGCCTTGCATcgatttcttttcttttgaaaTTGATCCCATCCGCACACTCTTGCTGATGGATTGCTTGCCGGTGAGCTTGCTTCCTCCTGCAGAATGCTGGTTTGACCGGTTTGCTGAGTTGCGAGAGTggacggtgatgaggacCTTGAGGGCAGGCAGGGTGCCAACAATGACGGCTGACAAGAGTGTcagttttctttttgatcgCCAGCATGacggagagaagagaagagagcaaCTTACAGATCGAAGCGGCAAGAGTCGACCAGATCATGAGCAATGTCAGATTGACAAACATCTTTTCCACCAACACCTGCTTTGCCCTGATGATGGCAAAAGCAATCATGACAAAACCCAGGCCAAAGACGGCAACCAGTCCGACCTTTTGTCTCAAAGTGACCTTGACGTTATAGATCAACCTCAGGGGCATAGCCATAACTGTTTCCAGCACTTGTCAGCATTGCCATCAGCTTGCCCAAGTTGATTGCGGGAACTCACTGCACAGATCCGTAAAAACATCAATGGTAGTGCTGAAGTAGACACTGAAGTTTGATGCCCACACATGCTCCGGCTTTGCGCATGTCGCAAACCCAAAGAAGTTTTTGACATCACCCCCGCACGACACCGTCAACGTGACCAAGCACCCTCCATACGCCAGCAAGCAAAACAGCGCCAAAAGATACCAAACCCTGCGGTAGACGGGCAAGTCCCGGAAGATCTTCCAGTAGAGAGTCAGAAACGCGGCCTTGACGCTCCAGAGTGTCGACCAGTAAAGAATGACGATGGGAAACTGAAAGAGAAGATAACGCTCCGTTTCTTCAATGATGCCCACTATTGGGGCGGTGCCGGCCAAGACTCCGGCGATGTAGTACAAAGAGGGAAGTTGTATCGTTTCGAGGACACATAGCGATAGTAAGCATGTTAGGGCAAAGAAGATGCAGTAGTCGTCAACTGTGGGCAATGATGTCCTTGCTCGGACGGCTGTCCGGAGAGCAACCAGCACAAAAGCTGTTCCAAAGCAGGTCCAGATGATGGCGCGCAGGGTGTCTTCGGGAACGGTGGCCGCGTCGATGGTGTCCATCTTGCCCACGAGGTGTAAGTGAAGGGACGGTCCGGTGTCAGTCAGGTGTTTTGGTGGCACGGGGACTCGGAACAGAGGGCAAAGGAGGGTAAGACAAGGCCATTGGGGGCCCGTGCCGTATATGAAGATGGGGACTCTATCCTGATATTGCGAGGGATTTCATTATGGGCAGCCTGGAAATACATATGGGCTGATGTCGAGCATCAGTGGCGGACTGGAGTGATAGCTCGAGGTGCCATTTACGGTCATTGTTGGCCTCGATCAAAGGAGTGTATGCAGGCCAAGACAGCGGCCTCTCCCAACGACTCGGAATAACGCCTCTCGTTCGTCCAACGGCAATAGGGCTGTCACACGGTCTTTTGTTTGCTACTGGTCGGTTGATTTCGATACTTTGGCGCGCTGGGCGAAGACATGTCGACTCTGGCATGTGAGTGGTTGACACAGCTTCGGCAATGAATTGTAAGCCCCGGCTGGACCTGCAGTGGAGGTGCAGGGGAGAAGCAACACAAGAAAGACAGCGACCAGTCAGTTGGAAACTTCCCCGCGTTGTGTTATCGGCACCTGGCAATCGCGCGATGCGATTGGCCGAAAAATCTTTGCAGCTGCAGAAGAATTTCCCCCCAAAAGGGAAACAGCTCCAAGCGCGCACACAACTCCAGCCAGGAACTGGATTCCTTGGAACGCAGCGAAGGCAGCACCAGATCACGGGGTCAGTCATGAGGTGGATTATATCATCCGCCCATGCCCCCGCCAAACTCGGCGTGCAATTCGTTCCCCTTCGATTttctgtttttgttgtttgatGACTCTGTGATGGATCAAATCTGCCTTAAGTAATCCTCTCAAATCCTCAGGTGGCCTTATCGTTCGGCCCAGCCACCGAAAGACCCCGCCCTCAATCACACCTTATCACCCGGTTCCCGACTcactccatcatcctcctcccactcacCTTTGCCTCACCTCGCGCGTCACTCACCTTTTGGGCATGGTGTGTGCTGGCAGCATGAACACCATTCGACCCAACAAGATTTCTCAGGCACCCAGGGTCTTCCCAGCGGGCCGGGCATCaactgtttttgtttttctggTTCCTGTCGTCGTCGCACTCGCTTCAGGGCTAACACATTCTGAATGATGTCAGGCACCCCACTGATCTGGCAGACAGCCAAATTCCGAAAAGCCGGAATGCGGCGCATTGTGGTTCGCTGCACCCGCTTCACCACGTCACTCGGGCGCTCGTCCATGCGGGTTTTGCATGGCTCTCTGCTCTTGGACCCGAGGCCATTGGATCAATATTGAATGCATCTTCTCGGTGGCCCAAAGGCACGAATGCCATTCTGACACGACACCGCCCGTATTCGATCACTGCATGCACCTCTCTGTTCTCGAAGCCGTTGCTCTCTGAGCCTAGCGTCAACGCCCCGAGCAGGGAACCACGGAGCTGAGCGGAGACACGGCCCCATGTCTTGACCGCCACGTCGCCGAGCCCGCCCTTATTGATGGCGATTAAGACCAAAAAAGCAAGGTAAAAAGCCTCAGGAAAATTCCacgaggttggggagaaaAAAGCTTGACGCAGTCATCATCTATTTGTACTTAACAATGCCGTCCCCATCCCTTCCACTTCGAGCCCgggttcttcttctcgagccgaggaggagggtatgATGGATTGCATCTTGCAGCATACTTGAACACCATCACAGCGCCATGCTGATGCTCTAACGACACGACCATAtcaataatatttttttccAATTACGATACGATACGATAACGATAACGATGTTACGACTCAGTTTTCTCATCCTCtgggcggcagcagcatcactGTTTGCATTCGCTCTTCCCATTTCAGACGTTTCCGAAGAAGAGATCAACACGCCAACGCCAGAACCGAAAAAGACGTTTTGGAAGAGCTTCAATCCCAACACCGACTTCCGAAACCGcaacttcaacaccatctcccgcATCTACAATCTCACCGTCTACCCCAACCAGGTACCCATCTTGACCTTTGGCGGCGCAGCGTTTGTTCCAAAAGGACTCTTTGCCCAAAATGTTGTTGGCCGTGTTGATCCAGTCGGCAACTTCACCGGTTTTGAACACTCGATTGAGTACTTCTTTGCGCTCTCGCCATTGCCGCAGGCCAACCCATCCtctgccgccatcaccagctaCAAGATTGTCGAGTTTTCGTCCGAGTGCAGGGACATCGCCGCCAGCGTTGTGTACCTCTACACCAGCGTCGTCAACCCTGGCTCACCGGATCACGGAAAGCCACTGCCTCCGCTGAAGCAGGTGGCCTTCTGGAAGTTCAAcaaggagggcgaggtggaaAAGTATGACGCCTGGATTCCGAACCTGAACAGCTgggtgacgaggacgacaatGGCGAGTCTCGGGAATCCCGAGTTCCAGTTGGAGAGCATCAGGCAGATCTGCTACGGGACGCAGGCGAGGTGCTACGGCCCGAATCAGCAGTGGGACAGCATCGAGGACTGTGTTGTGGGAttggccaagaagaactACGGGACGTATGATGAGGCTTGGGGTGACAATGTCGTCTGCAGAACCATTCACTTGGTGCTCACGCAGACCAGACCCGATGTAAGTCTCCTTTTCTCTGCGGACAGACAACAACTGAGACAAGTGACTAACCGCTTCACAACAGGTCCATTGCCCACACGTTGGCCCCACTGGAGGCGGCAAATGTGTCGACGTGGAGTACCCCGAGAACTACTTCTCGGACAAGTGGCTCTACGGAGAGGAGACTGGCGAGACTTTTGTCTGCAAATGATTGATGTGTTATTAGATGTACATGATG from Podospora pseudoanserina strain CBS 124.78 chromosome 1, whole genome shotgun sequence includes:
- a CDS encoding hypothetical protein (EggNog:ENOG503NYCC), which gives rise to MDTIDAATVPEDTLRAIIWTCFGTAFVLVALRTAVRARTSLPTVDDYCIFFALTCLLSLCVLETIQLPSLYYIAGVLAGTAPIVGIIEETERYLLFQFPIVILYWSTLWSVKAAFLTLYWKIFRDLPVYRRVWYLLALFCLLAYGGCLVTLTVSCGGDVKNFFGFATCAKPEHVWASNFSVYFSTTIDVFTDLCIMAMPLRLIYNVKVTLRQKVGLVAVFGLGFVMIAFAIIRAKQVLVEKMFVNLTLLMIWSTLAASISVIVGTLPALKVLITVHSRNSANRSNQHSAGGSKLTGKQSISKSVRMGSISKEKKSMQGSLDAMESQEEILVQHDVVSFSLFLSKPFGLVDIG
- a CDS encoding hypothetical protein (EggNog:ENOG503P7I6) is translated as MLRLSFLILWAAAASLFAFALPISDVSEEEINTPTPEPKKTFWKSFNPNTDFRNRNFNTISRIYNLTVYPNQVPILTFGGAAFVPKGLFAQNVVGRVDPVGNFTGFEHSIEYFFALSPLPQANPSSAAITSYKIVEFSSECRDIAASVVYLYTSVVNPGSPDHGKPLPPLKQVAFWKFNKEGEVEKYDAWIPNLNSWVTRTTMASLGNPEFQLESIRQICYGTQARCYGPNQQWDSIEDCVVGLAKKNYGTYDEAWGDNVVCRTIHLVLTQTRPDVHCPHVGPTGGGKCVDVEYPENYFSDKWLYGEETGETFVCK